The genomic segment ttctccacaccatgacAGTGCTTATGAACAACAGAaagttcatcaccttgatattaaattatatatatatatatatatatatatatatatatatatatatatatatatatatatatgatgttggtatttaaaatatgttacttttcatgTGTGGAGGATGAATGcacttgataatgaagatttttctaattattatgagtcatcatcaagtgatgacgatgaaatagctaataatgcagaggtaaccgatgatgaagatgatgatgatgttcaagttggtatgaccaACAATATTCCTCAAAGCCAAAACCAACAAGAACCAATGCACCACCACGTACCACCACCGATGGCTGAAAACCTAACTTTTCTGAAAGCCCAATTCAGtgacattctaacaatatccctTATCTTGACAGCCTGCATGGTCGTgatgatgcatttgtcttcacaagagaagATGATGATAGTCGCCTAAAAACCTGGATTGAACCAAAGGATCTCAACAAAGATCGATGCTACCTTGCAAAGGGAATGTTGTTCGCATCCAAAAAGGCGTTGCAACGGGctgtcaaaatttattgttttaaggacatgagggagtttaaggttgatcaGTCAAACACAAAGATATGGAGGCTAGTTTGTAGACGACGGTATCAAGGCTGTGAGTGGTTGCTTCGGGGAATTGTTAAGCCTGATGGTATGTGGGCTATCACAAAATTCCGCGAaagacacacttgtgatatggaagaaaatcgagcagatcattataatttagatacaaacatgattgctcaagtgttacttaaagacattgccgaaacgccaaggtaacttatcctacctagtacattatatgtcttatatcaattgaaagatcattactaaatgttgtttgtttaaacttgtgaAGGTTCCCCATCAAAGATTGTATTCGAAACGTTCAAACCATATATAGTAAAACTATAAGCAACagaaagggatttctcgggCGTAGACGCGCTTTTGAGATGGTCTTTGAAAATTGGCATACTTCTTTTCAATCGCTGCCAAGGTATATGGCAGCTCTACAACATTTTAATCATGGTACTGTTGTAGAGTGGCGGCTTATAGAGggtaaaatcttcaacttcgtattttggacattcaaaccatgcattgatggttttgctcactgCCGACTAGTGATATCCATAGATGGTACGCATGTATATGGTGCCTATGACatcaagctcctaattgcaataggaatggatgccaatgggtcaatatttcctcttgctttcgcaattgccgctaacgagagcaacgacacatgggggatctttttgacccatttgaaaactcatgttattaaggatcgtaccGGCATATGCATGTTGTCTGATcttcataaaggcatattgcacaatatggataatttacTAGGGTGGTAGCCTCCCTTTGTTTACCATagctattgtttaaggcacttgaaggcaaatttgcaatcaaagtttcacaatggcactttaaacaaattgatgtggggggctgcgatggagcatcaacaaagaaaatgggctgcaaAAATGGATCTGATCAGGGCAGTTAGTGAACCCGCATACATTTGGTTGATGAAGctcgaagttgaaaaatggacgcttcATGCTTGATGGAGGCaaaagatggggcatgctcacaacaaacGGCTCGCAGTCTTTCAATGGCTTGTCGAAATCTGCTCGAGGACTAcctgtcaccgcaat from the Lycium ferocissimum isolate CSIRO_LF1 chromosome 11, AGI_CSIRO_Lferr_CH_V1, whole genome shotgun sequence genome contains:
- the LOC132038313 gene encoding uncharacterized protein LOC132038313, which translates into the protein MLFASKKALQRAVKIYCFKDMREFKVDQSNTKIWRLVCRRRYQGCEWLLRGIVKPDGMWAITKFRERHTCDMEENRADHYNLDTNMIAQVLLKDIAETPRFPIKDCIRNVQTIYSKTISNRKGFLGRRRAFEMVFENWHTSFQSLPRYMAALQHFNHGTVVEWRLIEGKIFNFVFWTFKPCIDGFAHCRLVISIDGTHVYGAYDIKLLIAIGMDANGSIFPLAFAIAANESNDTWGIFLTHLKTHVIKDRTGICMLSDLHKGILHNMDNLLGW